AGgccatatgagagagagagagagagagagagagagagagagagagagagagagagagagagagagagaggagagagagagagagagagggatatcttggtaaaacaaaagagagaaagagagagaggagagagagagagagagagaggagagagagagagagagagaaagagagagagagtgagcttTATCTTCCCCAAAGCACTCTACTGTGCGGGCTGAAGCTGAACGGAACCTAGAAAAAGCTAGTTGTATTGCATGTACTGTCGAGCACTGGTTTCCCTGCAACCCTAGTTTCGGTTCTGAAGTCGCAGTGGTAGTTTCAGTTCCGCGTGTTGCAGTGAATTACAGttacacgggggataacctgttCAAGGCCGAGCGGAGGCCGAAGGCGGCgcctgacacgtgtgaaggcaagttttgtctgttttctaggtattgtttgatttatgtcgggatttaaggtaagctactgattcagcgatgactaaatttgtttatcgatgcataaaaagtcaaggagcggttgatatttgcccgtaaatagccttcaaagctgaaaatgtcggcgatcgagcaccggaaatggctgttcgatgggttttgcaagtagaaatgtgctttattttaCCAAATCAACTCGTATTTGGTAtcggtacgggattctagaagacgaaggagtcataagaggtgcaaagaagtgctatttgggagtagaataaatcttccaaGCCAGTAGACAAGAGATGGTCATATTTGAGACTGAGATACGCGTAGGCGgagctttccgacaagcgaatgatacagcagattaatcattcattttgatcagaaacatagtctctagtttttatgaatgagtttttaaattaaaacaatcacgagaactctcgaGAAGTTTGATCGcggtttgatcattttgtttggatcatacctcgtatcAGTGCCCCGTTAGCCCTCATGTTTACACATTTGTGTGGGGCATCCGCTAAtagctctccccccccccccccacccccttcccaaaCCCGGGCAGAGACAAAGAGCGCAAAACGACGCTTCCCGGCAATATCTGCTGcaaccctcccccaccccaaacTACGGCCGATGCATCCCCGCGATCGAATCAGACATCAAATGGCACCGCCATCAGCTGCCCTTGCgcccactcacccccccccccccccccccgggtacCATGTGTTATCAACAGTTTTCTatcatctctcaaatatgaccttctcttgtctactggctcggaagatttgttctactcccaaatagcacttctttgcacctcttatgacttcttcgtcctctagaatcccgtacccataccaaatacgagctgatttggtgaaacaaagcacatttctacttgcaaaactcatcgaacagccatttccggtgctcgatcgccgacattttcagcttagaaggctatttacgggcaaatatcaaccgTCCTAGACTTTTTATGctatcgagaaacaaatttagtcatcgctgaatcagtagcttaccttaaatcccgacataaatcaaacaatacctagaaaacagacaaaacttgccttcacacgtgtcaggcGCCGCTTTAGGCCTCCGCTCGGCCTTGaacaggttatcccccgtgagtTAGCTGACTCGATGTGCCTGTGTTCAGAGGCTACTTCCTGGTACATCAGGACGAATTTAGCATTGCCTGCATATGATTCAACAGCTACACACGAAAGTCAAAACTGTGCTGTAAGCCTGTGTCGGCGTGTTGTAAAGTGAACACTATTTTGACTGCGTAGTTTATTGTCGGTTTATAACACGAAGCTGGGGGCTCGTTATTATTTCGTGGCTGTAACGTTCGTCTGCGTCAATCGCAGATATGTCGCACTCTGGTtcaggtgagtgtgtgtgtgtgtgtgtgtgtgtgtgtgtgtgtgtgcgtgtgtgtgtttgtgtgtgtttgtgtgcgtgcgtgtgtgtgcgtgcgtgtgtgtgtgtgtgcgtgtgtgttatgtgtgtgtgtgtgtgtttatgtgtgtgtgtgtgtgtttgtgtgtgtgtgtgtgtgtgtgtgtgtgtgtgtgtgtgtgtgtgtgtgtgtgtgtgtggaccgATTCCGAGATAACTACTGGATGGATCTTCATGAAATGTACATACAtattcttccagatgatatcccaAGATGTTTTTATTTAgccattgttttgataaatttcTTTTATGACCTCATATCCGTTTTGTCGCGAAAGTTGATGTGGcaacctcatttttcaatcaaattgattgaaattagtCAAACAATGTTTAACCTATGCGGACAATGTGATAGCGTTTTCTGTTTTGGGGAgctaaataattaattaatttagttgatCATTGCAATTTTAAGGATTTTAACTTCCTATTTAGTGTTGATCTGTTATTTTCCGGCCGACAGATTAACTAATTATGTTTTGATTTCGCTTCACGTGACTTGTTCTCTTTGTGTTTTGTCAAGTGTCAACATCTGAAATCGCCGTTCAAGTCGTGGAAGGCGAAGGACTGGAACTGAACGCTTTGGGAGTTCCCGGCGAAACGACAGACGTCATTCTGGAAGTGGAAGGGAGGGAACTCCACGCTAACCGCGCTGTGCTGGCGCACTACTCTCCCGTGTTTGAGAAAATGTTTTTCTCCCGCTTCAAAGAAAGCTCAGAAGCCAGGGTCCGTCTGCCAGGCAAGAGTTACAAAGACCTGGTGCTGTTCTTCAACACTCTCTTCCCCAGGGCACCGGACTCGCTCTGTCAGATTAGTGGTATGTATATGTTCCTCCTCTGTGTCGTCATCTTGTTTTGCTGTAAGGTGCCATGTTTGAGCAGTCTCAGATCTGCTCAGGCTttttcatgggataagaccgttgctctacttggtcacataccagaaatgaacagcctgggtgctcgtAGTGCACAGTggaagtttttgttttgtttttttgtttttgttggatgaattaatttcgtaaatgGGTTCTTCTTTGATGCTGGTCACATAAaaaagcgggggggggggggggggggggggggggagggtcgcTTATAATTATGTTCCTTTAAATTTGTTTACGTTTTCACACTAGATGAGTAACAGTCTACTTCAATTGTACACAAGAAGCAGTGTAAGCActgcatttaaaaaaagaatgtttCATTTAGTTGTTATTGGTAAATATGTCGACCCAAAACGGGAATGCTCGTTGTACTGAAAGCTACTTTACAGCAGAAGTTTGTCTCCAACTGAAACTGGTTTATTTCAAGAGTTTAAATATTCAACCGCACCACACAACATTTTAAAATCAGCTGAGACAAGCAATGGTAAGAAAACAACTGACCTGAAGTGACCATAACGCACGTTTCATGCGGTGTCACTATCTGAAACGTGCGTTTATTTTGTTCTCAAACAAATCCACTCTTGTCAGATGGGGAAATGACTACTGCTACAAAAAGCTCATTTCTGTTTATATTGAGATCTGAACACCAAAGCTACCATATTCAAACCTAAAATACATTTAAACCACAATGAAAATTCCGTGTCACGCGTGAAACGTGCGTTATGGTGAAAtttgacaaagtgtgtgtatgtgtagagcgattcagatgtcacaccctaatttttcaatcaaattgattgaaattttggccaagcaatcttcgacgaaggccggacttccgtattgcatttcagcttggtggcttaaaaatgaattgatgactttggtcattaaaaatcggaaaattgtaaaaaaaaaatatttttttataaaactatccaaatttacgttcatcttattcttcatcattttctgattctaaaagcatatacatatgttatatttggattaaaaacaagttctgaaaattaaaaatataaaaattattatcaaaattaaattgtccaaatcaatttaaaaaacactttcatcttattccttgtcggttcctgattccaaaaaaatatagatacgatatgtttggattaaaaacacgctcacaaagttaaaacgaagagaggtacagaaaagcgtgctagccttctcagcgcaactactaccccgcttttcctgtcaatttcactgcctttgtcatgagcaTGAGCGATGGACTGGCGATGCtacacggtcttgctgaaaaattgcattgccttcagtttcattctgtgagttcaacagcttgactaaatgttgtattttcgccttacgcgacttgttttttaatcaaattgaataacattttgttcAATCAATCGTCGACGATGCTTGGgtgcaccggcacggttggcctagtggtaaggcgtcctccccgcgatcgggaggtcgtgggttcaaatgTTTCTTTGATATTACAAATACTttacaggcatgaaaattctccgtattttccgtatttttgaaaaaaataaaccgtattttttttattttccgtatttttccttttttttaaatttttttttttttaattgttttttttttcctagtcatagttatagtaaaatagttttggggccatgtttgaatccaattttaaggctcagatagccccagattgcaccaaattgcacccttgaaaaaaaaaattccagggGGGGCATGCcaccggacccccctagaagtcttggcgcttcacgcctgcgaaacttggcgctgtgcgcctgcgaaacttggcgctacgcgccttcgaattttgttttcagtatttttttttttttttcagttttcatgcctgactTTAACTTGTCTGTATTGTATATCTGACAGATGGCAACCTTTTGATGTTGCTGACCTTGGCGGATGAATACCAAGCTGATCAGGTCAAGGACAGGTGCCAGGACTACATTGGGAGAGAACTCTACCTCTACTTCTGCAGATTCTACAATTACTACGCTGTGAAGAGTTCTGGCAGTGTGTCCACTCCATTAAAGGGATGCAATACCAAGGGCCAAGATTTAACCAAGCCGCAACTTATTGACAAACTTGTTTTGTACATGCTTGCTTGTGACAAGTTCAGCCTACCTCTGTATAAGGACAGGGTTGAGGTTTTGCTAATTAGATTTTGTGACAAATTTAAAGATTTGTCAACAGCCAGCCATTACACAGCTCTCCCTGGTGCAACCAGAATAGTGCTTCTTGAATTGATGTGCAAGAAATTAAGCGGGTGGTGATTTTCATGTGAAAAGCCGGCTTAAAGGTTCCTTGCTTCACCCCCTTCACATCATGTGCCCCTTCATTCTTTTAATTAGATAAGAGCATGCTTCTATTTGGCACGTCCagacattttcatttttatttgtttcaatTCATTTACTTTATTATCCTATTGCTgtgaaattcggatcgctttcttccagtggaaagctagcagcaacaagagtcgcgctatcAAAGTTTGTACGTGTTAagatgtaatcagccacctgaacttatggcagaatgaccgaggccTTTTAtttgccactgtggtgacacgggggtgggacatgaataccgtctctcagtcttcaCATAATCATGATaatgttgacccgtgtccgttcctgccgggattcgaaccagcaaccttcggatcacaagtccagtgcacaaccaactgagctacccggcccccatTTTGCAGTCTGGCAGTTTACTCTGCATTTTGTGTTGAATTATCTTAAATAACTAGCACACATATGACTACTTGcacatttggtttaaacaaaatgttatgaaaaatacatgacatgaaagaGTTGACAGTATGCGATGAAGACACGAACTCAAGAAAAAGCTTGATTTACTGATTGAcgtgaccaaaacaaaacaacattacACAAATCTCCATGATGGTAGACATGACAACACACCGGAAGAATGcattgtgggggtgggggggggggggggagttgagaACTGAAGCAATTGACCCagttgacacacacacgcacacacacacacacacacacgcgcgcgagcACGGCACgtatgcatgtacacacacacacacacacacacacacacacacacacacacacgcgcacacacacacgcacacacacacacacttctaggCTTAGGTGTTTGGTACATGTATTGCATGTCAGGGACCGGACAAATCTGTCTTGGTGTACCTGGTTGTTTTGGCTGGAATTAAGATACCTTTACCACTGTAGGTCAAAACCCCACAGCCCCTGACCTCTGTGCTCGCTTCGGCTGGGATGTTTTTACCATTTAatcttgttcttcttcgtctgcgttcgtgggctgaaactcccacgtacactcgtgtttttgtacgagtggatttttacgtgtatgcctgtttttaccccgccatttaggcagccatacgccgctttcggaggaagcatgctgggtacatttatttttgtgtttctataactttgacatggattacaggagcgcacttggtcttgtgcgtgcgtgtacacacgaagggggataaggcactagcaggtctgcacataagttgacctgggtgatcggaaaaatctccaccttaacccgccaggcgcggccgggattcgaacccacgaccttccgctttggaggccggcgtcttccCACcacgccattgcgcccgtcttaCTATTTAATCGTCTTGAGGCTGAAGTATACCCCTGAGAACGATAAGTAGAATCAAGACAGGTCCCTCAATCAATTGACATGTCTCAAGTTCAAACGATTGAATACAgcattgattaaaaaaaatttgattgaaactttATGTGTCAGCTAAAAAATCgaatattttttcttttgaATTTTACTGATTTATTCAGTGTCTTTGTGTTTGCAAAAGTCAGATACCCAATTATCACTTTGCATAAATGATCTTAGAATAGGGGCTTATcgcttccttttctttttacttGTCTCTTTGGTATTTCTTGAACTGACATCAAAACCGTCTATCTATCGAGAATCATGCTACTTATAATTACTTTATCTCAGTCGTAGGCTCGAAGCatgttttctgtcaaaatgggtgggggggggggggggggagggggggaggggggggaggggggggggttggggtagTAGAAGCAGTACAGTTCAGAATGTAGCACGTTTTGGGTATCCATATTTTTACTGTGGTTAGATGGATTCTCATCTTAGATGTGTCACAGTTTTAGAAACtttgatatcacttttgcacgtttaaatttatgtttgtttgtggttCATGCTTGacattaagttgtcatatttcTTCCCCATAAATGACCACAAAAGTAACTGTTACGTGTTCTATGTTGTTTGTCTGTCACTCTTCTTCACATTTGATTGTTGACTTGCTTATatacatattcacaataaaatcTTTGAAATGTTATCAGTAGTGGTTTTGTacaccccgcgggttagggggaagaatttacccgatgctccccagcatgtcgtcagaggcgactaacggttctgtttctcctttacccttgttaagtgtttcttgtatagaatatagtcaatgtttgtaaagattttagtcaagcagtatgtaagaaatgttaagtcctttgtactggaaacttgcattctcccagtaaggtcatatattgtactacgttgcaagcccctggagcaattcttttgattagtgcttttgtgaacaagaaacaattaacaaaacaattaaaaaaacagtggctctatcccatctcccccccccccctttccccgtcgcgatataaccttgaacggttgaaaacgacgttaatcaccaaacaaagaaagaaagtggtTTTGTGGAAAACTTAGGTCAAGTTTCAATTGTTGCCTTGTAAGTTAGCTTGTTAGGCGCTATTTTATTTGAATTCTGGCCTCAGCACTCCTTGAACTTACAGAAAAGTGTACATTTAAAAAGGTTCATCACTTTTACATGAGGTATACTCCAGCCTTAAACACGGTACCGGACTGTGACATTTTTAAAGTGTTTGTCCATCCAGCGACTTAAAGGACCGCTAGGTCGAAGGTCAGTGACtgtaactttttgttttgtcacaagttaaacgttccaataaattatatattacctttcttgttttttgattctgagtTCTGGAACGTTGGCTGACTATTTGGTTTTGGATTTCATCAAATTGATCGCGTAGTTCAACCCTTCAATTAAGTGACCTGTAGCAAAATCATTTGGCATAATTGGACCTGCCCCAAAATATAGCTTCGCTTTTCATGATCTCTTGTGGCTATTGATATCAATTGTGAGATCAAATATGTCATTCGACTAAAGAAGCAGACAACCAACCAAGCAAtcatccaaccaaccaacaagcaaagccaccaacaaacaaacaagcttcTGTTGTGTTCACTTCATCATAACTACTCAGTTCCCGATTTTCTTCTCAGCTTAACCATAATATATGTTCCTCaataaaatgaataaatgaaataaataaatataaaaactaaataaatgaattaaggaaggaagaaaggaataCAGGGTAAAAACATGCAAAAGCAAGTTAAATTTATGGAACGTTTCATTGTAGAAAAACCGAAGCATTCAGTTTATTCTTttgagtgttttgttgtgtcCATATTCAAAGTTACTTTTCTAGATTTTATATTCTTGATTTTGCTAAGTCAGCAGTCAATCTGTTCTATATTTCTGTATGATCCTTATATTAGTTTCACGTGGCAAGATGTCAGCTGCTTTTCTTGTGACAGTCATTCATTATAAGCTTACgcaaataaacaaatcaaaaataaacttGTGCTTTCGTCATTGCTTAAAAGCGAGATTCGGCAGGtcccactctgtctgtctctctcatagGCCGGctgaagaaaaaagagaaagaagtaCAACATCGGAATTAAAAGTTGTGGTCAAGTGACAAGTCTAATTCAAAGCTTTTTTGCTAACAtgtatggttttgttttgttttgtttgtttgtttgcttaacgcccagccgaccacgaagggccatatcagggcggtgctgctttgacatataacgtgcgccatacacaagacagaagtcgcagcacaggcttcatgtctcacccagtcacattattctgacaccggaccaaccagtcctagcactaaccccataatgccagacgccaggcggagcagccactagattgccaattttaagcGCAAGAGAAGTGTTTAAGGGAGGTAATGAAGGCACATTCCGAATATTTCCCCATTCAGAGCGTTGCGTCCCTTGGCCAATCTACTTTTACGCCTTACTCACAGTCCAACAATCTACCGACAATACACAATTCCTCTTGTTTTGAGTGCACCAGCAGGCCTGCacgtacataagttgacctgggagatcggaaaaatctgcacctttacccaccaggcgcggccgggattcgaacccacgaccttccgctttgccGGGAGGCTAGCGTCTTACCatcaagccattgcgcccgtccaACCTTAGTATGTGTCCAATAACAATTACCTAGACCaccgccatctctctctctctctctctctctctctctctctctctctctctctctctctctctctctctccctctcttacaCCCCTTACCTTTTCGCAAACCTTTACCCATGGATATAAATGTATGTTAAAGGTATG
This region of Littorina saxatilis isolate snail1 linkage group LG8, US_GU_Lsax_2.0, whole genome shotgun sequence genomic DNA includes:
- the LOC138972331 gene encoding kelch repeat and BTB domain-containing protein 8-like, which translates into the protein MSHSGSVSTSEIAVQVVEGEGLELNALGVPGETTDVILEVEGRELHANRAVLAHYSPVFEKMFFSRFKESSEARVRLPGKSYKDLVLFFNTLFPRAPDSLCQISDGNLLMLLTLADEYQADQVKDRCQDYIGRELYLYFCRFYNYYAVKSSGSVSTPLKGCNTKGQDLTKPQLIDKLVLYMLACDKFSLPLYKDRVEVLLIRFCDKFKDLSTASHYTALPGATRIVLLELMCKKLSGW